Proteins encoded in a region of the Bombyx mori chromosome 23, ASM3026992v2 genome:
- the Tinp1 gene encoding TGF beta-inducible nuclear protein 1 (The RefSeq protein has 1 substitution compared to this genomic sequence), translating into MPQNEYIERHQKLYGRRLDYEERKRKREAREPHKRAEKARKLRGIKAKIFNKERRNEKIQMKKKIKAHEEKNVKQNTEKVAEGALPVYLLDRDVQSRAKVLSNMIKQKRKEKAGKWDVPIPKVRAQADAEVFKVLKSGKSKRKAWKRMVTKVTFVGENFTRKPPKFERFIRPMALRFKKAHVTHPELKATFCLPIIGVKKNPSSPMYTSLGVITKGTVIEVNISELGLVTQAGKVVWGKYAQVTNNPENDGCINAVLLV; encoded by the coding sequence ATGCCGCAGAACGAATATATTGAGCGCCATCAAAAGCTTTACGGTAGACGGCTAGATTATGAGGAGAGAAAACGGAAGCGTGAAGCTCGTGAGCCTCATAAACGCGCTGAAAAGGCGCGCAAACTCCGCGGTATCAAAGCTAAAATATTCAATAAGGAACGCCGCAATGAAAAGATTCAGatgaaaaagaaaatcaaaGCGCACGAAGAGAAGAATGTCAAACAGAACACAGAGAAGGTCGCCGAAGGTGCCCTGCCTGTTTATCTACTGGACAGGGATGTTCAATCTAGGGCTAAAGTATTATCTAACATGATAAAACAAAAGCGTAAAGAGAAAGCTGGAAAATGGGATGTCCCCATCCCTAAAGTGAGAGCTCAAGCGGACGCAGAAGTATTCAAAGTCCTAAAATCGGGTAAATCAAAAAGAAAAGCTTGGAAACGCATGGTCACCAAAGTAACATTTGTAGGAGAGAACTTTACTCGTAAACCTCCTAAATTTGAACGATTCATCAGACCTATGGCACTGAGGTTCAAGAAGGCCCATGTCACACATCCTGAACTAAAAGCAACTTTCTGTTTACCTATAATAGGAGTCAAGAAGAACCCAAGTTCACAAATGTATACAAGCTTAGGTGTCATAACTAAGGGTACAGTGATTGAAGTTAATATTTCTGAGCTGGGTCTTGTCACGCAGGCTGGTAAAGTTGTGTGGGGTAAATACGCTCAAGTCACGAATAATCCAGAGAATGATGGCTGCATTAATGCTGTGCTGTTGGTCTAG
- the LOC101745393 gene encoding E3 ubiquitin-protein ligase Mdm2-like isoform X1, translated as MNTTFCSETSVSRRCSTETIYSIQGKETDFARDTSDTDASIFDTDAEIEFEPASDDEEDQAPVDEDTSASFTDGEIIKTKVLEVSVGDDGDLQLADSEQTDSQDSDSEIDLYDFWHCIKCRAENNVPFYRYCQKCFQVRKNFFPPRPKRKRKRGTTVTPELDAVPRTLSQDSGIQSVHSQELFNSQDATHGEGTSRDVDSSAEFTGRARKRRARSVDGGSKRTKLASASGSGSDSDSGGNSESLTKSVSDPSVAIDEPLKMTKKVISDRIKQKLDKELCIVCDSEPKTGVFVHGHLAHICCCYKCAVKVWARARRCPVCNRRVSNVLRAVVL; from the exons ATGAACACAACATTTTGTTCAG AAACTTCAGTAAGCCGACGATGTTCGACTGAGACAATCTACAGCATACAAGGAAAAGAAACAG ATTTCGCGCGAGACACCAGCGACACAGATGCAAGTATATTCGATACAGACGCCGAGATCGAGTTCGAGCCGGCCTCTGATGATGAAGAGGACCAGGCGCCGGTGGACGAGGACACGTCGGCGTCTTTCACTGAT GGTGAAATAATAAAGACCAAAGTGCTAGAGGTGAGCGTGGGCGACGACGGCGACCTGCAGCTCGCGGACTCTGAGCAGACTGACTCGCAGGACAGCGACAGCGAGATCGACCTGTACGACTTCTGGCATTGCATCAAGTGCAGAGCCGAGAACAACGTTCCGTTTTATAGATATTGTCAGAAGTGCTTTCAG GTCCGCAAAAACTTCTTTCCTCCGCGGCCGAAACGTAAACGCAAACGCGGCACGACGGTCACCCCGGAGCTGGACGCGGTGCCCAGGACTCTGTCACAGGACTCCGGCATCCAGTCCGTGCACAGTCAAGAACTGTTCAACAGCCAGGACGCGACCCACGGTGAGGGCACTTCGCGAGACGTTGACAGTAGCGCTGAGTTCACAGGTCGAGCGAGGAAGAGACGCGCCCGGTCGGTCGACGGCGGCTCCAAGCGAACGAAGCTCGCCTCTGCCTCCGGATCCGGATCCGACTCCGACTCTGGAGGCAACTCGGAGTCCCTGACCAAGTCCGTCAGCGATCCGTCCGTGGCGATCGACGAGCCGCTGAAAATGACGAAAAAAGTAATATCGGATAGGATCAAACAAAAGCTAGACAAGGAGCTGTGCATCGTGTGCGACTCCGAACCCAAGACCGGCGTGTTCGTGCACGGGCACCTCGCGCACATCTGCTGCTGCTACAAGTGCGCCGTCAAGGTGTGGGCGCGCGCCCGCCGCTGCCCCGTCTGCAACCGCAGGGTCAGCAACGTGCTGCGCGCCGTCGTGCTATAG
- the LOC101745393 gene encoding E3 ubiquitin-protein ligase Mdm2-like (The RefSeq protein has 1 substitution compared to this genomic sequence) codes for MTSGGPGLICPKVLRRETADPLNLYFARDTSDTDASIFDTDAEIEFEPASDDEEDQAPVDEDTSASFTDGEIIKTKVLEVSVGDDGDLQLADSEQTDSQDSDSEIDLYDFWHCIKCRAENNVPFYRYCQKCFQVRKNFFPPRPKRKRNRGTTVTPELDAVPRTLSQDSGIQSVHSQELFNSQDATHGEGTSRDVDSSAEFTGRARKRRARSVDGGSKRTKLASASGSGSDSDSGGNSESLTKSVSDPSVAIDEPLKMTKKVISDRIKQKLDKELCIVCDSEPKTGVFVHGHLAHICCCYKCAVKVWARARRCPVCNRRVSNVLRAVVL; via the exons ATGACAAGTGGTGGCCCTGGTCTCATCTGCCCCAAGGTCCTGAGAAGAGAAACAGCTGATCCATTAaatctgt ATTTCGCGCGAGACACCAGCGACACAGATGCAAGTATATTCGATACAGACGCCGAGATCGAGTTCGAGCCGGCCTCTGATGATGAAGAGGACCAGGCGCCGGTGGACGAGGACACGTCGGCGTCTTTCACTGAT GGTGAAATAATAAAGACCAAAGTGCTAGAGGTGAGCGTGGGCGACGACGGCGACCTGCAGCTCGCGGACTCTGAGCAGACTGACTCGCAGGACAGCGACAGCGAGATCGACCTGTACGACTTCTGGCATTGCATCAAGTGCAGAGCCGAGAACAACGTTCCGTTTTATAGATATTGTCAGAAGTGCTTTCAG GTCCGCAAAAACTTCTTTCCTCCGCGGCCGAAACGTAAACGCAAACGCGGCACGACGGTCACCCCGGAGCTGGACGCGGTGCCCAGGACTCTGTCACAGGACTCCGGCATCCAGTCCGTGCACAGTCAAGAACTGTTCAACAGCCAGGACGCGACCCACGGTGAGGGCACTTCGCGAGACGTTGACAGTAGCGCTGAGTTCACAGGTCGAGCGAGGAAGAGACGCGCCCGGTCGGTCGACGGCGGCTCCAAGCGAACGAAGCTCGCCTCTGCCTCCGGATCCGGATCCGACTCCGACTCTGGAGGCAACTCGGAGTCCCTGACCAAGTCCGTCAGCGATCCGTCCGTGGCGATCGACGAGCCGCTGAAAATGACGAAAAAAGTAATATCGGATAGGATCAAACAAAAGCTAGACAAGGAGCTGTGCATCGTGTGCGACTCCGAACCCAAGACCGGCGTGTTCGTGCACGGGCACCTCGCGCACATCTGCTGCTGCTACAAGTGCGCCGTCAAGGTGTGGGCGCGCGCCCGCCGCTGCCCCGTCTGCAACCGCAGGGTCAGCAACGTGCTGCGCGCCGTCGTGCTATAG
- the LOC119630335 gene encoding uncharacterized protein LOC119630335, which yields MGFRTHPRDPKDVEARTPTKREVTSAVMSTFDPMGLASPVLIEGKALIQSIWRSGIDWDDVILEKDEVAWKRYMENLRMLQGLRIARCFSCCSTEGELHTFTDASEKAYACTVYWRQKTDESTYRVTLLAGKARVTPLRPVSIPRLELQAALLGTRMAQAIADELDIAVCRRTYWTDSSTVLTWIKTDPRTFKPFVAHRLAEIEESTKPQEWRWVPGSQNPADDATREAPADFDHTHRWFNGPEFLTWDESRRPKPRTFKQEPSGEEKEAFLVATARTADARPTPDPHRFSSWVKLLRATARVLQFIELCRPRKESACVSRQLEQQDPTWRTTRAKQPRSTWKIRTPEAPTEAWLPLDPPHLKKAEKILLRSSQGESFGEKDPERHPKLRRLDVVMEDGLLRLRGRIDAAQYIDAGCKRPIVLDGKHVIARLLIKHYHEAFQHGNHATVMNEVRQRYWILGLRSIIRATAVRCQWCKVYRSTPRLPPTGDLPIERLRHGEPPFTCAAVDYFGPMTVTVGRRHEKRWGVLFTCLTTRAVHMELAASLTADSMLLALRRMAARRGMPKVIYSDNGTNFVGANKELKQAIENAREADVVSRAAQMNIKWKFIPPGAPNMGGAWERLVRSVKTALAVTLKERHPREEVLHTLLLEAEHVVNSRPLVAREESWESEALTPNHFLIGRSCGAPSIGDYRDEDLTGKKNMESGEAYGRPLLE from the coding sequence ATGGGATTCCGGACACATCCTCGAGACCCAAAGGATGTAGAAGCACGAACCCCGACCAAACGAGAAGTGACTAGCGCGGTAATGTCAACCTTCGACCCTATGGGGCTGGCATCACCCGTGCTAATAGAAGGGAAAGCGCTCATTCAGAGCATTTGGCGGAGCGGGATCGACTGGGACGATGTCATCCTGGAAAAGGACGAGGTGGCGTGGAAACGCTATATGGAGAACCTTCGCATGTTGCAAGGCCTCCGAATAGCAAGGTGCTTCTCGTGCTGCAGCACTGAGGGGGAGCTGCACACGTTCACCGACGCCAGCGAGAAGGCCTACGCGTGTACAGTCTATTGGCGTCAAAAGACAGACGAGAGCACCTACCGCGTCACGCTTCTAGCAGGGAAAGCCAGGGTGACCCCACTGAGACCAGTCTCCATCCCAAGGTTGGAGCTGCAAGCTGCGCTGCTGGGGACAAGGATGGCGCAGGCGATAGCGGACGAATTGGACATCGCGGTCTGCAGAAGGACGTATTGGACTGACTCCAGTACAGTCCTGACATGGATAAAGACCGACCCACGCACGTTCAAACCTTTCGTTGCGCACCGACTCGCCGAGATAGAAGAGTCAACGAAGCCCCAAGAATGGCGATGGGTGCCTGGCTCGCAAAACCCAGCAGACGACGCAACTAGAGAGGCGCCGGCGGATTTCGACCACACGCATCGGTGGTTTAATGGACCCGAGTTCCTGACGTGGGATGAATCGCGCCGGCCCAAGCCGCGAACATTCAAGCAAGAACCGTCTGGAGAAGAGAAAGAGGCCTTCCTGGTCGCCACGGCGAGGACCGCTGACGCTAGACCCACGCCCGATCCGCACAGATTCTCGAGCTGGGTCAAGTTATTGAGAGCAACAGCCAGGGTCCTCCAATTTATCGAGCTGTGTCGACCCCGGAAGGAGAGCGCCTGCGTGTCCAGACAATTGGAGCAGCAAGATCCCACGTGGAGGACGACGCGAGCGAAGCAGCCCCGATCAACATGGAAGATAAGGACTCCAGAAGCACCTACAGAAGCGTGGCTGCCGCTCGATCCGCCCCACTTGAAGAAGGCGGAGAAGATCCTACTGAGAAGCAGCCAAGGAGAGAGCTTCGGTGAAAAAGATCCCGAACGTCACCCCAAGTTGCGACGGCTCGACGTCGTGATGGAAGATGGCCTGTTGCGCCTGCGCGGACGTATCGACGCAGCGCAATACATAGATGCAGGCTGCAAGCGACCGATCGTGCTGGACGGGAAGCACGTGATAGCGAGATTATTGATCAAACACTATCACGAGGCGTTCCAGCACGGTAACCACGCAACGGTGATGAACGAGGTGCGGCAGCGCTACTGGATCCTAGGTCTAAGATCGATCATTCGAGCGACGGCCGTCCGATGCCAGTGGTGCAAGGTCTATCGGAGTACACCACGACTACCGCCCACCGGAGACCTGCCGATAGAGCGGCTACGACATGGAGAGCCGCCGTTCACCTGTGCTGCcgtcgattacttcgggccgaTGACGGTGACTGTAGGACGACGTCACGAGAAGAGGTGGGGCGTGCTGTTCACATGCCTCACCACGAGAGCAGTCCACATGGAGCTAGCAGCGTCACTGACGGCAGACTCAATGCTGTTAGCGCTGCGCAGGATGGCCGCCCGACGAGGAATGCCCAAAGTCATTTACAGCGACAATGGGACTAACTTCGTCGGCGCCAACAAGGAGCTCAAGCAGGCAATCGAGAATGCAAGGGAAGCAGACGTCGTGTCACGGGCCGCTCAGATGAACATAAAATGGAAGTTCATCCCGCCAGGAGCGCCGAACATGGGAGGCGCGTGGGAACGTTTGGTGCGGTCCGTGAAGACCGCGCTGGCAGTCACACTGAAGGAAAGACACCCGAGGGAAGAAGTTCTGCACACTCTTCTGTTGGAGGCGGAGCACGTCGTCAATTCGAGACCGCTCGTCGCCAGGGAAGAGAGTTGGGAGTCAGAAGCACTCACGCCGAACCACTTCCTCATAGGGAGATCCTGCGGAGCTCCAAGCATCGGCGACTACAGAGACGAAGACCTGACCGGCAAAAAGAACATGGAGAGTGGCGAAGCGTATGGAAGACCACTTCTGGAGTAG